A region from the Dendropsophus ebraccatus isolate aDenEbr1 chromosome 1, aDenEbr1.pat, whole genome shotgun sequence genome encodes:
- the FOXB1 gene encoding forkhead box protein B1 produces MPRPGRNTYSDQKPPYSYISLTAMAIQSSQEKMLPLSEIYKFIMDRFPYYRENTQRWQNSLRHNLSFNDCFIKIPRRPDQPGKGSFWALHPSCGDMFENGSFLRRRKRFKVMKSDHLAPTKPSDAAQYLQQQAKLRLSALAASGTHLPQMSTYNLGVSQTSSFKHPFAIENIIAREYKMPGGLAFSTMPPMSAAYPLHNQLTTVGSSIGTGWPHMYSSSMIDTTTPISMGNSDYSVSAYGVPIKPLCHGGQTLPAIPVPIKPTPAAVPTLPALPTHIPAILSNSSPSLSPTSPQTATSQSSPATPSETLTSPPTSLLSVAVH; encoded by the coding sequence ATGCCTCGGCCAGGAAGAAACACATACAGTGATCAAAAACCCCCTTACTCTTATATTTCATTGACGGCTATGGCTATCCAAAGTTCCCAGGAGAAGATGCTACCCCTGAGTGAAATCTACAAATTCATCATGGACAGATTTCCGTACTACAGAGAGAACACTCAAAGATGGCAGAACTCTTTAAGACATAACTTGTCCTTCAATGACTGTTTCATCAAGATCCCAAGGCGACCAGATCAGCCTGGCAAGGGGAGTTTCTGGGCACTTCATCCAAGTTGTGGTGATATGTTTGAAAATGGCAGTTTCCTAAGGCGTAGGAAGAGGTTCAAGGTAATGAAATCGGACCATCTTGCTCCTACTAAGCCTTCAGATGCAGCCCAGTACCTGCAGCAACAAGCAAAGCTTAGGCTTAGTGCTTTGGCTGCCTCTGGTACCCATTTGCCACAGATGTCAACATATAACCTGGGGGTCTCACAAACATCCAGCTTTAAACATCCCTTTGCCATTGAAAATATCATTGCCAGAGAATATAAAATGCCAGGAGGACTTGCTTTTTCCACAATGCCACCAATGTCAGCTGCTTATCCTCTTCACAACCAATTGACTACAGTTGGCAGCTCCATTGGCACTGGTTGGCCTCACATGTACAGTTCCAGCATGATAGACACTACCACACCCATATCTATGGGTAACAGTGATTACAGTGTGAGTGCTTATGGAGTGCCCATCAAGCCGCTTTGCCATGGAGGACAGACTTTGCCTGCCATCCCAGTACCTATCAAACCTACACCAGCAGCTGTTCCAACACTTCCAGCACTCCCAACACATATCCCAGCAATTTTGTCGAACTCTTCTCCATCATTAAGTCCAACATCTCCCCAAACAGCAACAAGCCAAAGTAGCCCTGCAACACCTAGTGAAACTCTCACCAGCCCACCCACTTCCCTACTTTCTGTGGCTGTGCACTAA